A stretch of Desulfotignum phosphitoxidans DSM 13687 DNA encodes these proteins:
- a CDS encoding 3-deoxy-D-manno-octulosonic acid transferase, translated as MTKIAFIPDFMGFYNMLWAAALPFLRRHPRLARTFAQRTDPSHLNPADVWIQAASAGEALLAACLVQHFSPDRPVRILITTTTDQGMEILCSELEKKPVSAKVSISVAWFPFDMPWVAARAVETVNPKVMVLVETELWPALLHFLNRRHTRVVVVNGRMSVKSRRGYGMTKFLWSNIGLHQILAVSDPDAGRFREVFDGARVSVMPNIKFETLAPEAPEIPTSVSTDIFPCPWPVSVFASIRRQEETQVLKMIHTLLHQFPGQVMAIFPRHMHRLGFWKRRLKKTGVKIYLRSELASPPAEPGIILWDRFGEMRHVFRYAHAVFMGGSLKPLGGQNFLEPLLQGAPVVTGPFWDDFFWVGKKVFDTGLVQRKKNWQSAAHAMVSLLKHPEDRHCRQQKAHAYVAARSGGADMACQSILAALCDD; from the coding sequence ATGACAAAGATCGCCTTTATACCCGATTTTATGGGATTTTACAACATGCTCTGGGCCGCGGCCCTGCCTTTTTTGCGGCGCCACCCCCGACTGGCCCGCACCTTTGCCCAGCGGACCGATCCATCCCATCTAAATCCCGCTGATGTCTGGATTCAGGCGGCATCTGCCGGAGAAGCCCTTCTGGCCGCCTGCCTGGTTCAGCATTTTTCCCCGGACCGGCCCGTGCGGATATTGATCACCACCACCACGGATCAGGGCATGGAAATTCTGTGTTCAGAACTTGAAAAAAAACCGGTGTCCGCCAAAGTGTCCATATCTGTGGCATGGTTTCCCTTTGATATGCCTTGGGTGGCGGCCCGGGCCGTTGAGACGGTCAACCCCAAAGTGATGGTACTGGTGGAAACCGAGCTCTGGCCGGCCCTGCTGCATTTTCTGAACCGCCGGCACACCCGGGTTGTGGTGGTAAACGGGCGCATGTCTGTCAAAAGCCGCCGGGGGTATGGGATGACAAAATTTTTATGGTCGAACATCGGTTTACATCAGATCCTGGCTGTTTCCGATCCGGATGCCGGAAGATTCCGGGAGGTGTTTGACGGGGCAAGGGTATCCGTGATGCCCAATATCAAGTTTGAAACCCTGGCTCCTGAGGCCCCTGAAATACCCACATCCGTGTCAACGGACATCTTTCCCTGCCCCTGGCCCGTGTCCGTGTTTGCCTCCATCCGCCGCCAGGAAGAAACGCAGGTGCTTAAAATGATTCATACACTGTTACATCAGTTCCCCGGGCAGGTGATGGCAATATTTCCCAGGCACATGCACCGGCTCGGATTCTGGAAACGCCGGTTGAAAAAAACCGGGGTAAAGATTTATCTCAGGTCTGAACTGGCATCTCCTCCGGCTGAACCGGGCATTATCCTCTGGGACCGGTTCGGTGAGATGCGCCATGTTTTCAGATATGCCCATGCCGTGTTCATGGGCGGCAGCCTGAAGCCTTTAGGAGGCCAGAATTTTTTAGAACCCTTGCTCCAGGGGGCCCCGGTTGTCACGGGACCGTTCTGGGACGATTTTTTCTGGGTGGGAAAAAAGGTGTTTGACACCGGGCTGGTGCAAAGAAAAAAAAACTGGCAATCTGCGGCCCATGCCATGGTGTCACTTTTGAAACATCCGGAAGATCGTCACTGTCGGCAGCAAAAAGCGCATGCGTATGTGGCGGCCCGGTCCGGCGGCGCAGACATGGCATGTCAATCCATTCTGGCGGCATTGTGTGATGATTAA
- a CDS encoding cystathionine gamma-synthase family protein, which yields MNNPVHKDTQSVWGGEEQSWMQGATQVPVVHSVSFGYRDMDEWMQVAKGEKPGHIYGRNTNPTVQAFEEKVRLLEGGQAATSAATGMGIISSALFGLLGSGDRVVSIKDTYGGTSKLFFEFLPRFQVNTTLCDTADHAAIETEIAKGCKLVYLETPTNPTIKILDLERLTAAAKKTGAIVIVDNTFATPINQNPLQLGADLVLHSATKFLGGHADALGGVICGNKDLVEKIYHFREINGATLHPMAAYLLLRGMKTLHLRVARQNRSALEIARFLFEHPAVGRVYYPGLETHDNYEIACKQMQGFGGMLSFELKENTLEAVKRLLPRLRFAHAAANLGAVETLVGMPATTSHVECTARERAAMGIPEGLVRYSTGIEDTRDLIADLTQALEGI from the coding sequence ATGAACAATCCTGTACATAAGGATACCCAGTCGGTCTGGGGCGGAGAGGAACAATCATGGATGCAGGGCGCCACCCAGGTACCCGTGGTTCACAGTGTGTCTTTCGGATACCGGGATATGGATGAATGGATGCAGGTGGCCAAAGGAGAAAAACCCGGCCACATCTATGGCAGAAACACCAATCCCACGGTCCAGGCGTTTGAGGAAAAAGTGCGGCTCCTGGAGGGAGGACAGGCCGCCACCAGTGCGGCCACGGGCATGGGCATCATCAGCAGTGCGTTGTTCGGGCTGCTTGGGTCCGGGGACCGGGTGGTATCCATTAAAGACACCTATGGCGGGACCAGCAAGCTGTTTTTTGAATTTCTGCCCCGGTTCCAGGTGAATACCACGCTGTGCGATACCGCGGATCATGCAGCCATTGAAACCGAAATTGCCAAAGGCTGCAAACTGGTGTATCTGGAAACCCCCACCAACCCCACCATCAAGATTTTGGACCTGGAACGGCTGACTGCCGCAGCCAAAAAAACCGGTGCCATTGTGATTGTGGACAACACCTTTGCCACCCCCATCAACCAGAACCCCCTGCAACTGGGGGCCGACCTGGTGCTCCACAGCGCCACCAAATTTCTGGGCGGCCATGCCGATGCCCTGGGCGGGGTGATCTGCGGGAATAAAGACCTGGTTGAAAAAATCTATCATTTCCGGGAAATCAACGGGGCCACCCTGCATCCCATGGCCGCATATCTTTTGCTCAGAGGCATGAAAACCCTGCATCTTCGCGTGGCCCGGCAAAACCGGAGCGCCCTGGAAATCGCCCGGTTTCTTTTCGAACATCCGGCTGTGGGCCGGGTCTATTATCCGGGCCTGGAAACCCATGACAATTATGAGATCGCATGCAAACAGATGCAGGGGTTCGGGGGAATGCTCAGTTTTGAATTAAAGGAAAACACTTTGGAAGCCGTCAAACGGCTTCTGCCCCGGCTCAGATTTGCCCATGCCGCCGCCAACTTAGGCGCCGTGGAAACCCTGGTGGGCATGCCGGCCACCACCAGCCATGTGGAATGCACGGCCCGGGAGCGGGCCGCCATGGGCATTCCCGAAGGCCTAGTCCGGTATTCCACGGGCATTGAAGACACCCGGGACCTGATCGCGGATCTTACGCAGGCCCTGGAGGGCATATAG
- a CDS encoding glutamine ABC transporter substrate-binding protein, whose translation MTKFFKSFLCAIICSFIALGTVHAKPLIVGVDANFRPFEFKNEKGEFTGFDVQLFDAIAKDLGLDYKWQTMDFNGIIPALQSNSIDAAIAGITIKSSREEVVDFSYPYYDAGLVILVREDNDDIKTIDDLKDKKVATKLATTSVDFLKSQNITDVKLFPNTDNLFMELLTGGVDAVFFDSPPLMYYSQNQGKGKVKVVGPLYQGQSYGIAFPQGSELREKFTITILKFKEDGTYAKLYEKWFGAPSK comes from the coding sequence ATGACAAAATTTTTCAAATCGTTCCTATGTGCCATCATCTGCTCATTTATCGCTTTGGGAACCGTCCATGCAAAACCGCTGATCGTGGGAGTTGATGCCAATTTCCGGCCCTTTGAGTTCAAAAATGAAAAAGGGGAATTCACCGGATTTGATGTGCAGCTTTTTGATGCCATTGCCAAGGACCTGGGGCTTGACTATAAATGGCAGACCATGGATTTCAACGGCATTATCCCGGCTTTGCAATCCAACAGCATTGATGCAGCCATAGCCGGTATCACCATCAAGTCTTCTAGAGAAGAAGTGGTTGATTTTTCCTATCCCTACTATGATGCCGGCCTGGTCATACTGGTCCGGGAAGACAATGACGACATAAAGACCATTGACGATCTTAAAGACAAAAAAGTGGCCACAAAACTGGCCACCACCAGTGTTGATTTTTTAAAATCCCAGAATATTACAGATGTCAAACTGTTTCCCAATACCGACAACCTGTTCATGGAACTGCTCACCGGCGGTGTGGATGCAGTTTTCTTTGATTCCCCGCCCCTGATGTATTATTCCCAGAACCAGGGAAAAGGCAAAGTCAAGGTTGTGGGCCCGCTGTACCAGGGCCAGTCCTACGGCATCGCCTTCCCCCAGGGCAGTGAGTTGAGGGAAAAATTCACCATCACCATTTTAAAATTCAAGGAAGACGGCACCTATGCCAAACTGTATGAAAAGTGGTTTGGCGCGCCGTCAAAATAA
- a CDS encoding ABC transporter ATP-binding protein — MDKTLAGLSGSRRRKILELIFQHKGYLIVAALCMIVVAAANGSMAFLVKPVIDDIFVAKDRDMLMLIPALAVLVFFLKGVGTFGSEYLMNYIGERIIRYFRESLYDRITDLPLAFIHKEKTGALMSRITNDVNIVKGMVSTAVVNIFRDFFSVIAFLFVIFYRDWQLALGAFVVLPLAFYPILIFGRRVRKFSTGTQETMAELNSFLHETFTGSKIIKIFNLQAFEKQRFKQKTRLLFELEMKKVIAKALSSPVMEFLGGLGIAFIIWFGGMRVINGTSTPGIFFSFLTAVMMLYDPVKKISKLNNTIQEGVAAASRIFDVLEEDQTIKEAPDPQMLSGRALSVAFDDVCFSYGPDENPALNHINLTAAPGEVLALVGMSGGGKTSLVNLIPRLYDVTSGRVTVGGIDVRDLSVQSLRDHISIVTQEPILFNETVKDNIRYGRMDATDQEIQAAAKAAYAHEFITGFPKGYDTLIGELGSRLSGGEKQRICIARALIKDAPVLILDEATSALDSQAEKVVQKALENLMKGRTSFVIAHRLSTIDYASRIVLLKDGAILEQGTSDELMASKGAFYDLVVLQMAAKNTAEHPENGPAGPLYFPQEPENKNQ, encoded by the coding sequence ATGGATAAAACACTTGCCGGTCTGTCCGGATCACGCCGCAGAAAAATTCTGGAACTGATATTTCAGCACAAGGGATACCTGATTGTTGCGGCCCTGTGCATGATCGTGGTGGCGGCTGCCAACGGGTCCATGGCCTTTCTGGTCAAACCCGTGATCGATGATATTTTTGTGGCAAAGGACCGGGACATGCTCATGCTGATTCCGGCGTTGGCCGTGCTGGTGTTTTTTCTCAAAGGCGTGGGCACGTTCGGGTCGGAATACCTGATGAACTACATTGGCGAGCGCATTATTCGGTATTTCAGGGAATCGCTGTACGACCGGATCACGGATCTGCCCCTGGCCTTTATCCACAAGGAAAAAACAGGCGCGCTCATGTCCCGGATCACCAATGATGTCAATATTGTCAAGGGCATGGTTTCCACGGCCGTGGTCAATATATTCCGGGACTTTTTTTCCGTGATCGCTTTTTTGTTTGTCATTTTTTACCGGGACTGGCAGCTGGCCTTAGGCGCTTTTGTGGTGCTGCCCCTGGCGTTTTATCCGATTCTGATTTTCGGTAGACGGGTCCGAAAGTTTTCCACGGGGACCCAGGAAACCATGGCGGAGTTGAACTCATTTCTGCACGAGACATTTACGGGCAGCAAGATCATCAAGATTTTCAATCTCCAGGCGTTTGAGAAACAGCGGTTCAAACAAAAGACCCGGCTTTTGTTTGAACTGGAAATGAAAAAAGTGATTGCCAAGGCCCTGTCTTCGCCGGTCATGGAGTTTCTAGGGGGCCTGGGTATCGCCTTTATCATCTGGTTCGGGGGCATGCGGGTCATCAACGGCACGTCCACACCCGGCATCTTTTTTTCTTTTTTAACGGCCGTGATGATGCTGTATGATCCCGTGAAAAAAATTTCCAAGCTCAACAATACCATCCAGGAAGGCGTGGCCGCGGCTTCCCGGATTTTCGATGTGCTGGAAGAAGACCAGACCATCAAAGAAGCCCCTGATCCGCAGATGCTTTCCGGCCGGGCACTATCTGTGGCGTTTGACGATGTGTGTTTCAGTTATGGGCCCGATGAAAACCCGGCCCTTAATCATATCAACCTGACGGCTGCCCCCGGGGAGGTCCTGGCCCTGGTGGGCATGAGCGGGGGCGGTAAAACCAGCCTGGTGAACCTGATTCCCCGGCTGTATGATGTGACATCCGGCCGGGTGACTGTGGGCGGTATCGATGTCCGGGACCTGTCCGTTCAGTCGTTGCGGGACCATATTTCCATTGTGACCCAGGAACCCATTCTGTTCAACGAAACCGTGAAAGACAATATCCGTTACGGCCGCATGGATGCCACGGATCAAGAGATCCAAGCCGCGGCAAAGGCTGCCTATGCCCACGAGTTCATCACTGGATTCCCCAAAGGGTACGACACCCTGATCGGGGAACTGGGTTCCCGGTTGTCCGGTGGAGAAAAGCAGCGCATCTGCATTGCCAGAGCCCTGATCAAGGACGCGCCCGTGCTGATCCTGGATGAAGCCACATCCGCTCTGGATTCCCAGGCCGAGAAAGTGGTGCAGAAAGCCCTGGAAAACCTGATGAAAGGTCGGACATCTTTTGTCATTGCCCACCGGCTGTCCACCATTGATTATGCGTCCCGGATCGTGCTGCTCAAAGACGGGGCCATTCTGGAACAGGGCACCTCGGATGAACTCATGGCCAGCAAAGGCGCGTTTTATGATCTGGTAGTGCTGCAGATGGCGGCAAAAAATACGGCCGAACACCCGGAAAATGGACCGGCCGGGCCGCTCTATTTTCCCCAGGAACCTGAAAATAAAAACCAGTGA